In Helianthus annuus cultivar XRQ/B chromosome 8, HanXRQr2.0-SUNRISE, whole genome shotgun sequence, a single genomic region encodes these proteins:
- the LOC110869994 gene encoding E3 ubiquitin-protein ligase SDIR1-like, translated as MLQSCDDILSVFNDGGPEYKILSMELKTDQGSVPALVPLDGSHVLDHETCVKLARYITPSVSAKDFSKEKIIEHSVEINGNNVEDGEEEGEVCAICLVGIKTGDGLELTECEHRYHEECIENWLQLKQNCPICRAEI; from the coding sequence ATGTTGCAAAGCTGTGACGACATCCTATCTGTGTTCAACGATGGTGGACCCGAGTATAAAATTCTTTCGATGGAACTCAAAACGGATCAAGGATCAGTACCCGCTCTTGTACCATTGGATGGATCGCATGTGTTGGATCATGAAACATGTGTAAAGCTTGCACGTTATATAACACCGTCTGTTAGCGCAAAGGACTTCTCGAAGGAAAAGATTATTGAACATTCGGTCGAGATTAATGGAAACAATGTTGAGGATGGAGAGGAAGAAGGAGAGGTTTGTGCCATTTGTTTGGTAGGAATCAAGACGGGTGACGGCTTGGAACTGACAGAATGCGAACATAGGTATCATGAAGAATGCATTGAGAACTGGCTGCAGTTGAAGCAAAATTGTCCAATTTGTAGAGCGGAAATATGA